The Phaeacidiphilus oryzae TH49 region GCTTGAGGTGCTAGTGCCCTTTATCGGGCGTGGGGGTTCAAGTCCCCCTCCGGACACACATCAGAAAGCCCCTGACCAGGGGCTTTCGTCGTTTTCCTGCTCGGCCGGTGCCGGCCGCCCGACCCGGTCCACGCCGGTCGCGCCCCGGAGCGGAGGAGCACGCCTAGTAACTGTCATAGCTGGGCCTGCCGTTCGGCCGGTAGACGCCGACGACGGTGCCGCCCTTCGTCGTCGAGACGCTGACCGGCTCCAGCGCGGTGGGGATCGCTCCGTCGGCGAAGAGCCGCTTGCCACTGCCGATGATCACCGGATGGACGGTCAGCCGGAACTCGTCGACGAGGCCGTTCCGCATGAGGGTCTGGGCGAGGTCGCCACTGCCCACGACGTTGATACCGCCGCCGTCGGACGCCTTCAACTCCCTTACGGCATCGACGACATCGCCCTCTAACAGCGTGGAGTTCCGCCACTCGACGGAGGACAGGGTGCGCGAGGCCACGTACTTGCGCATGCCGTTCATCCGCGCGGTGAACGGGTTGCCGGGATCGGCGTTCGGCCAGTACGAGGCGAAGAGTTCGTAGGTCTTGCGGCCGAGCAGCATCGCGTCGGACTGCTCGTACCAGCCGGCGATGGCCGCCCCGACCTCGTCATCGGACACCGCCTTCTGCCAGCCGCCGTGCTCGAAGCCGCCCTCGGCGTCCTCGTCCGGCGCACCCGGCGCCTGCATGACACCGTCCAACGTCAGAAACGTGCAAATGATGATCTCGCGCACGATGCGCTCCCTTCGTCGACCGGTAGACCTCGCGGCCGCCGGAGACTCATCGGGGTAGCGCGCCGGACGCGTGATCCCCGAGTCATCCATCCTGACGCGTCGGGGATACCCCCGCGGCGGCTGGCGGAGCAATGCCGGGCGCCCCGCGGCGCTCAGACGCCGGCCTCCAGGCCCGGCAGGTAGGCGTTCGCCTGCCCGGCCGCGCTCGGGTGGTAGGCCCCGCCGAAGTCGTACCAGTTGTTGATCCAGGGGGTGGAGTCGCAGATCTCGTGTCCTGCGAAGCGGGAGCGGACGTCCTCGTAGGTGAAGCCGGAGTACTTGGCCACCTCGGTCTGGATCACGTTGTCGAGCAGGTCGGACCCATTGTCCAGGGCGGTGCGCTTGGTGGCGTCCATGGTGTCGGAGCAGGAGCTCTGGCCGCGGTCGTAGAACTCGGGGTAGCCGAGGATCACGACGTGGGCGTTGGGCGCGGCCTGGCGGATGTCGGAGTAGGTGGTGTCCAGCTTTGCCGGCAGCTGGTTCTGGGCCGTGCTCTCGGCGGTGGCGACCGCGCTCAGGCAGGTCGCGTCGGAGGAGAGGAGGCAGGTCTGCATGACGTTGGAGAAGCCGACGTCGTTTCCGCCGATGGTCATGCTCACCAGCGCGGTCGAGGAGTTGAGGCCGCCCAGCTGGTTGTCGATGACGTCGGTGGTGACGGCCCCGGCGCAGGCCGCGAAGTCGAAGCTGCTCGGGGAGGTGGCCTGGGCGTAGAGGTAGCCGTAGGCCGCGGTGCTGGTGTCGCAGGTGCTGTCGATGTAGGTGCTGCTGGCACCGTAGCCGGAGGAGTACGAGTCGCCGAGGGCCGCGTACGCGCCACCGCTCGCGTTCGCGGAGGCGGCGGAAGCGGAGGCGGCACCGAACAGTGTCGCCAGCAGTGCCACGACCGTCAGGGCGAGGCCGCGAAGTCGAAGCAGTCGGATGGGGTTCACTGGAGCATCCTTCCCCTTTGGGCATGTACAGGTCATCAACCTGGACACACGTGATCGTCGAGCGGGGATGTGCTGTGCTCACTGCGCTGCGCGCTCGGATGCGTCTCGCCGCCGTCGCGGCGGGCTCTGGGGAGATTGAAGGTTCTCAGTGGGAAAGAACCACATTCGTTATAGCGCCGGGTACCGGCCGGTAGCAATACTCGTGACGCTTCAGCGCACGTCCC contains the following coding sequences:
- a CDS encoding dihydrofolate reductase family protein; the encoded protein is MREIIICTFLTLDGVMQAPGAPDEDAEGGFEHGGWQKAVSDDEVGAAIAGWYEQSDAMLLGRKTYELFASYWPNADPGNPFTARMNGMRKYVASRTLSSVEWRNSTLLEGDVVDAVRELKASDGGGINVVGSGDLAQTLMRNGLVDEFRLTVHPVIIGSGKRLFADGAIPTALEPVSVSTTKGGTVVGVYRPNGRPSYDSY
- a CDS encoding SGNH/GDSL hydrolase family protein, translated to MNPIRLLRLRGLALTVVALLATLFGAASASAASANASGGAYAALGDSYSSGYGASSTYIDSTCDTSTAAYGYLYAQATSPSSFDFAACAGAVTTDVIDNQLGGLNSSTALVSMTIGGNDVGFSNVMQTCLLSSDATCLSAVATAESTAQNQLPAKLDTTYSDIRQAAPNAHVVILGYPEFYDRGQSSCSDTMDATKRTALDNGSDLLDNVIQTEVAKYSGFTYEDVRSRFAGHEICDSTPWINNWYDFGGAYHPSAAGQANAYLPGLEAGV